In Belonocnema kinseyi isolate 2016_QV_RU_SX_M_011 chromosome 4, B_treatae_v1, whole genome shotgun sequence, a single window of DNA contains:
- the LOC117170964 gene encoding uncharacterized protein LOC117170964, with protein MQRCALKQADLRRCTITGHRRANGNEWNEIEEKLSEYENLTDTERKQIMNTFSIKRRPAIHRTQLTDSDKVDLEIQRMLNMGIIQRSRSPFINPIVPVIKKDGSDRLCLDARKLNDILIEDWECPESAEVLFQKCKGMNIMTNLDITSSFWQVPLHPDSR; from the coding sequence ATGCAAAGATGTGCGCTTAAGCAAGCAGATTTACGCCGATGTACAATTACCGGGCATCGTCGTGCAAATGGCAATGAGTGGAATGAGATTGAAGAAAAACTATCCGAATATGAAAATCTCACAGACACTGAACGGAAACAAATTATGAACACGTTCTCAATTAAGAGAAGGCCAGCCATTCATAGGACGCAGCTAACCGATTCCGATAAAGTGGACCTGGAAATACAAAGAATGTTAAACATGGGCATTATTCAACGTTCAAGAAGTCCATTTATCAATCCAATTGTACCCGTTATCAAAAAAGATGGATCAGACCGGTTGTGCCTCGACGCGAGGAAATTGAATGACATTTTGATCGAAGACTGGGAATGTCCAGAGTCGGCTGaagttttattccaaaaatgtAAAGGAATGAACATCATGACGAATCTAGATATAACAAGCAGCTTCTGGCAGGTGCCATTACATCCCGATTCGCGCTAA